In Misgurnus anguillicaudatus unplaced genomic scaffold, ASM2758022v2 HiC_scaffold_31, whole genome shotgun sequence, a single window of DNA contains:
- the LOC129452976 gene encoding uncharacterized protein isoform X4 yields the protein MQISLAFSNQTLKYLNNFFVLNSNTHSNMKTITLLFIISLLIYGVVTDESVSVYEGDSVTLHTDLTDIQRDDLIDWRFGDQQDLIAKINRADSNSLRIYDDVLDGRFRDRLQMNNQTGDLTITNITTQHTGLYQLYISGETITRKTFNINVSGDKVKTVMKGDSVIIVKNVIKKPGDEKMMWRIQHNNSPVAKMTGTELTYNVNNVRFRDRLQVNDQTGDLIITNITPDDSGSYEVDITVGSHIYTIHRSFSVNLKEQGGLSTGDVAGISLISLLITTAAAAVVAGVFYHRKISKTIKILDEKIKVEKGHNAVLKAGLKELKAGDKIEWRYGQDTEMKYPVIMWPWRSPGTLIAKCDKENFNTYNGPDERFKYKLSLDRNTGDLIINDVSNKHFGVYQLKVTSGGKTSYKRINMFVTGETKLTVYEGESVRLETKVTDIQRVDLIEWTFRSEDCVIAKINPANNIFSTYDGNDGEFRDRLHLDPQTGDLTIDDITWGHRGYYTLKIITDGETYYRRLLLPVKWNTVCVDNGYSVDLETDLTDIKRDDVIEWRFNETLIAEINPVNNIFSTYDGDDDLFRDKLNLNNQTGDLTISDFRREHKGDYRLKIIRGGKTSYKRFSVCLGFSMLKVDVGKFVNLKTKVTDIKRDDVIEWRFKGTLIAEINPANNIFSTYDGDDDLFRDKLELNHQTGDLTIKDFREEHKGDYRLKIIRGGKTLERNLSVSIRLTGEIAGKLFTREGVSVDLDTYLNDIKRVEKIEWRFNETLIAEINPANNIFSIYDDDYDLFRGKLKLNHRTGDLNIKNLRDEHEGLYEVKIIRDGETSYRRTIVCISGKKLEVYEGESVDLKTKVTDIRTDDVIKWRFNGTLIAEINLANNIFSTYDGDDDLFRDKLNLNPQTGDLAIKDIRQKHAGLYRLEIIRDGETSDRFFTVSVKAPRGEDPVRKRN from the exons GTGTTGTTACAGATGAGTCAGTGTCAGTGTATGAGGGAGATTCTGTGACTCTACACACTGATCTTACTGACATACAGAGAGATGATCTGATAGACTGGAGGTTTGGAGATCAACAGGATCTTATAGCTAAAATCAACAGAGCAGACAGTAATTCACTCAGAATATATGATGATGTTcttgatgggagattcagagacagactgcagatgaataatcagactggagatctcaccatcacaaacatcacaactcaacacactggactttatcaACTATACATCAGCGGAGAGACgatcacaagaaagacattcAACATTA ATGTGTCTGGTGATAAAGTGAAGACAGTGATGAAGGGAGATTCTGTCATTATAGTCAAAAATGTTATCAAGAAACCAGGCGATGAGAAGATGATGTGGAGGATTCAACACAATAACTCTCCTGTTGCTAAAATGACTGGAACAGAATTAACTTATAATGTTAATAATGtgagattcagagacagactgcaggttaatgatcagactggagatctcatcatcacaaacatcacGCCTGATGACTCTGGATCTTATGAAGTAGATATCACTGTCGGCAGTCACATTTATACTATACACAGATCATTCAGTGTCAATCTCAAAG AGCAGGGAGGTCTGTCTACAGGTGATGTAGCAGGAATATCTCTTATCAGCCTGCTTATTActactgctgctgctgctgttgttgcTGGTGTGTTTTACCATCGCAAGAtcagtaaaacaataaaaatattgg ATGAAAAGATTAAAGTGGAGAAAGGTCATAATGCTGTTCTTAAGGCTGGTCTGAAAGAACTAAAGGCAGGTGATAAGATTGAATGGAGATATGGACAAGATACAGAGATGAAATATCCTGTGATAATGTGGCCATGGAGATCTCCAGGTACTCTTATAGCTAAATGTGATAAAGAAAACTTCAACACTTATAATGGTCCTGATGAGAGATTCAAGTACAAACTGAGTCTGGATCGTAATACTGGAGATCTCATCATCAATGATGTCAGTAATAAACACTTCGGAGTTTATCAACTAAAAGTCACCAGTGGTGGAAAAACCTCATACAAGAGAATCAACATGTTTGTCACAG GTGAAACAAAATTGACCGTGTATGAGGGAGAATCTGTCCGTCTGGAGACTAAAGTTACAGACATACAGAGAGTTGATCTGATAGAGTGGACATTTCGATCTGAAGACTGTGTCATAGCTAAAATCAATCCTGCCAACAATATCTTCAGTACATATGATGGTAATGATGGTGAATTCAGAGACAGATTGCACCTGGATCCACaaactggagatctcaccatcgaTGACATCACATGGGGACACCGTGGATATTATACACTGAAGATTATCACAGATGGAGAAACCTACTACAGAAGACTCCTTTTGCCTGTCAAAT GGAATACAGTGTGTGTGGATAATGGATACTCTGTTGATCTGGAGACTGATCTTACTGACATAAAGAGAGATGATGTGATAGAGTGGAGATTTAATGAAACTCTCATAGCTGAAATCAATCCTGTCAACAATATCTTCAGTACAtatgatggtgatgatgatcTATTCAGAGATAAACTGAATCTGaataatcagactggagatctcaccatcagtGACTTCAGAAGGGAACATAAAGGAGATTATCGACTGAAGATCATCAGAGGAGGAAAAACATCATATAAGAGATTCAGTGTGTGTCTTGGAT TTTCAATGCTGAAGGTGGATGTGGGGAAATTTGTCAATCTGAAGACTAAAGTTACTGACATAAAGAGAGATGATGTGATAGAGTGGAGATTCAAAGGAACTCTCATAGCTGAAATCAATCCTGCAAACAATATTTTCAGTACAtatgatggtgatgatgatcTATTCAGAGATAAACTGGAGCTGAatcatcagactggagatctcaccatcaaaGACTTCAGAGAGGAACATAAAGGAGATTATAGACTGAAGATCATCAGAGGAGGAAAAACCTTAGAAAGGAATTTAAGTGTGTCTATCAGAC TTACAGGTGAAATAGCAGGAAAACTGTTCACGAGAGAGGGAGTATCTGTCGATCTGGACACTTATCTTAATGACATAAAGAGAGTTGAGAAGATCGAGTGGAGATTTAATGAAACTCTGATAGCTGAAATCAATCCTGCCAACAATATCTTCAGTATATATGATGATGATTATGATCTCTTCAGAGGTAAACTGAAGCTGAATCATCGCACTGGAGATCTCAACATCAAAAACTTAAGAGATGAACATGAAGGACTTTATGAAGTGAAGATCATCAGAGACGGAGAAACCTCATACAGAAGAACAATTGTGTGTATCTCTG GGAAAAAACTGGAAGTGTATGAGGGAGAATCTGTTGATCTGAAGACTAAAGTTACTGACATAAGGACAGATGATGTGATAAAGTGGAGATTTAATGGAACTCTTATAGCTGAAATCAATCTTGCAAACAATATCTTCAGTACAtatgatggtgatgatgatcTATTCAGAGATAAACTGAATCTGAATcctcagactggagatctcgcCATCAAAGACATCAGACAGAAACACGCTGGACTTTATAGACTGGAGATCATCAGAGATGGAGAAACCTCAGACAGGTTTTTTACTGTGTCTGTCAAAG CTCCCAGAGGAGAAGATCCAGTAAGGAAGAGAAATTAG